A genomic window from Nicotiana sylvestris chromosome 11, ASM39365v2, whole genome shotgun sequence includes:
- the LOC138881944 gene encoding uncharacterized protein: MDLSLAKLLNELQAAESIIKQQAPVMALNVEKASVSKSKGNKKKKKAQKVLAPGGAVGVKKPKDLGATNHICTTLQGFQETRRLRENEVCVFQANGEPAPTLALGNIRVSFSSDRVLVLKDVLYVPSIRRNLISVLK, from the exons ATGGATCTATCACTAGCAAAATTATTGAATGAGCTGCAAGCGGCAGAATCAATTATCAAACAACAAGCTCCAGTTATGGCACTCAATGTTGAGAAAGCTTCAGTTTCTAAGTCGAAAGgcaataagaaaaagaagaaggctcAAAAGGTTTTGGCGCCTGGTGGTGCGGTTGGTGTGAAAAAGCCTAAAG ATTTGGGAGCCACTAATCATATCTGCACTACTTTGCAGGGGTTTCAGGAAACGCGGCGGCTACGTGAGAATGAAGTTTGCGTTTTTCAAGCCAATGGCGAGCCAGCACCAACTTTAGCTTTAGGAAATATTAGAGTTTCGTTTAGTAGTGATAGAGTTTTAGTTTTAAAAGATGTTCTCTATGTACCTTCTATTAGAAGGAATTTGATTTCGGTTTTGAAATAA
- the LOC104213406 gene encoding uncharacterized protein → MSSFNPLTSILNQNKLEGPNYVDWKRNLDFVLTAESYKFVITEECPEKPENTTDDRVKAYDKWVKADEMARCYILASMANVLQHQHQSMGSAYDMLESLKEMFGEQNRTAKQTAMKALLNTKMAEGSSVRDHVLKIMSLLNELEVLGAVIDKESQVEMVL, encoded by the coding sequence ATGTCTTCATTCAACCCACTTACCTCAATTTTGAACCAAAACAAGTTAGAAGGACCGAATTATGTTGACTGGAAAAGGAACCTTGATTTTGTCCTAACTGCTGAAAGTTACAAATTTGTAATCACTGAGGAGTGCCCAGAAAAACCTGAAAATACTACTGATGATCGGGTTAAAGCCTATGACAAATGGGTTAAGGCTGATGAGATGGCGCGATGTTACATTCTTGCCTCTATGGCGAATGTTTTGCAACATCAACATCAGTCTATGGGGTCTGCTTATGATATGCTCGAAAGTCTCAAAGAGATGTTCGGTGAGCAAAATCGTACAGCTAAGcagacagccatgaaagccctttTGAACACCAAGATGGCTGAAGGATCATCGGTCAGAGACCATGTTCTGAAGATAATGAGTCTTCTGAATGAACTGGAGGTCCTTGGAGCTGTGATTGATAAGGAGTCTCAAGTTGAGATGGTCCTTTAG